In the genome of Carnobacterium viridans, one region contains:
- the thrC gene encoding threonine synthase, with protein sequence MYQGLLEKYKELLPVTDKTPMISLYEGNTPLIPLTNLSKELGIELYGKYEGLNPTGSFKDRGMVMAVAKAKEEGAKAIICASTGNTSAAAAAYATRAGLKAYIVIPDGKIALGKLAQAVMYGADIISIQGNFDQALKAVRKLAETEAVTLVNSVNPYRIEGQKTAAFEVCEDLGKAPDVLAIPVGNAGNITAYWKGFKEWNELNQTGLPRMHGYEAEGAAAIVQGKVIESPETIATAIRIGNPASWELAENARDESKGKIDSVTDDEIINAYRKVAAMDGVFIEPGSAASLAGVIKDIKSGAITKGETVVCVFTGNGLKDPDTALEVTEIPISKMDDLEDMKKHLQAGVGKL encoded by the coding sequence ATGTATCAAGGTTTACTTGAAAAATATAAAGAACTACTGCCTGTTACAGATAAAACGCCCATGATTTCTCTTTATGAAGGAAATACACCTCTTATCCCACTAACGAATCTCTCTAAAGAACTCGGGATTGAGTTGTATGGAAAATACGAAGGGTTGAATCCTACTGGTTCATTTAAAGATCGTGGAATGGTTATGGCCGTAGCAAAAGCAAAAGAAGAGGGTGCGAAAGCCATCATTTGTGCATCTACTGGGAATACCAGCGCTGCAGCAGCAGCATACGCTACACGAGCTGGTTTAAAAGCGTATATCGTCATTCCAGATGGTAAAATTGCTTTAGGTAAATTGGCTCAAGCAGTCATGTATGGCGCAGACATTATTTCAATCCAAGGCAATTTTGACCAAGCATTGAAAGCTGTTCGGAAATTGGCTGAAACAGAAGCTGTTACATTAGTTAATTCGGTTAATCCTTATCGTATTGAAGGACAAAAAACAGCAGCTTTTGAAGTATGTGAAGATCTTGGAAAAGCACCGGATGTGTTAGCTATACCGGTTGGTAATGCTGGAAATATTACTGCCTACTGGAAAGGATTTAAAGAATGGAATGAACTAAATCAAACGGGATTGCCAAGGATGCATGGATATGAAGCAGAAGGCGCCGCGGCTATTGTGCAAGGAAAAGTGATTGAAAGCCCTGAAACAATTGCAACAGCTATCAGAATTGGTAATCCTGCTAGCTGGGAATTAGCAGAGAACGCTCGAGACGAGTCTAAGGGGAAAATTGATTCTGTGACTGATGATGAGATCATTAATGCTTACCGTAAAGTTGCTGCAATGGATGGAGTATTTATTGAACCAGGATCTGCAGCTTCATTAGCGGGAGTGATTAAGGATATCAAAAGCGGAGCCATAACTAAAGGCGAAACGGTTGTCTGTGTGTTTACTGGAAACGGACTGAAAGACCCAGATACTGCTCTTGAAGTGACGGAAATTCCTATTTCAAAAATGGACGACTTAGAAGACATGAAAAAACATTTACAAGCAGGTGTTGGAAAATTATGA